In the Candidatus Eisenbacteria bacterium genome, GCTCGTCGCACACATAGAGAAAGCGGTTGTCCTGCGACTTCTCGCCTTGGTGGGTCCGCGCGCCCGGATACGTCCAGCCGTGGATGTCGAAGGGATTCGTTGGATCCGAGAAGTCGAAGATCCTCATGTTCGCGCTCTGGATGCAGCTCGCGTACAGCGTGTCGTTCTTCACCCAGCTGTCGTGCACGTAGTCCGTCGCGTAGACGCCGATCTCGACCGGAGCCTCGGGATTCGCGAGCGAGAGGATCCGCACGCCGGTCGCGCCCGCGTTGAACCGCGTCCCGTTCGCGAGGAGGAGACCCCGGGAGGCGTCCAGCGTGAGCGTGTGCGCCCGGTTGAAGTTGGTCGCGTACGTGCTCACCAGCACGGGGTTCTCGGGATCCGTCATCCTCACGATCTGGATCCCGCCCCCCTGCGCCTCCGTGGTGACGTAAATGTAGTTTCCGTAGGACTTCATCTCGCGCCACTGGGAGGTGATCCCGGGAATGAACGTGACCTCGTAGGCCGCTGAGGGATTCGTCACGTTGACGATCGAGGTCCCGGTCGTGGTGCCGAGGACGGCGTACTCCCGCCCGTCCGAATGGACGTACGTGCAGAGGGCGGAGTACGTGCCGTAGTCGTCGAGATGCGAGAGAAGCGTGACGTTCCGGGAGACGGCGGCGCTCGACGAGCCCTGGGCTTCGCCCGCGTGCGCGCGGACCGGGAAGAAG is a window encoding:
- a CDS encoding choice-of-anchor B family protein, producing MIRSLLRFRAVSVPLLPTPDRILILSLAFALAWTLALLFFPVRAHAGEAQGSSSAAVSRNVTLLSHLDDYGTYSALCTYVHSDGREYAVLGTTTGTSIVNVTNPSAAYEVTFIPGITSQWREMKSYGNYIYVTTEAQGGGIQIVRMTDPENPVLVSTYATNFNRAHTLTLDASRGLLLANGTRFNAGATGVRILSLANPEAPVEIGVYATDYVHDSWVKNDTLYASCIQSANMRIFDFSDPTNPFDIHGWTYPGARTHQGEKSQDNRFLYVCDE